One segment of Halococcus salsus DNA contains the following:
- a CDS encoding DUF7128 family protein produces MVVETVRDGVAWHECEHCGLMFDDEEEARQHEERCDAEDPNYLQ; encoded by the coding sequence ATGGTGGTCGAGACCGTGCGCGACGGGGTGGCGTGGCACGAATGCGAACACTGCGGCCTGATGTTCGACGACGAAGAGGAGGCCAGACAGCACGAGGAGCGCTGTGACGCCGAGGACCCGAACTACCTGCAATAG